One Porphyromonas pogonae genomic region harbors:
- a CDS encoding RagB/SusD family nutrient uptake outer membrane protein, translating into MMKKIILLFSIVFSCLACDRYLEVMPDSTLSVDVDSEEKLAEMLTAAYPKASYFGFLEARTDNAGERIGGVNRKLNEGMYFWRDYDQEDLDTPLNYWNDCYRGIALANHVLEALKKFTNKTARIKSLYGEALLLRAYLHFMLVNIWAKPYNPATADVDLGIPYLSKPEKNAFPKYDRGTVRQVYEKIENDLLLGIGLVDDKYYKHPRYHFNKEAAYALASRFFLYKGDWDKTIAYSTYVLGNNPASHLRDWREYNDRFLFTDDGISAAYTFPEEKGNLLIASVESRVGRHYIDEQYGLNAKLLKDLLEKFGPANERFIYPTRKNSRNGTAIYIKKFKDYSINEEAGNNPRGIFMNNNLFTTEEVLLNRAEAYAMKKKYFEASVDLSVFISTIAWWKLSQNQLMNLFPNGKNIYTPFEPLSTYQGSMVQAVSELRRRAFIHEGLRWFDIRRFHVLVSRNKKGESFSPDKTLQKFDVRQVMQIPSQAIKAGIEPNPR; encoded by the coding sequence ATGATGAAAAAAATAATTCTTTTATTCTCTATCGTATTTTCTTGCCTTGCATGCGATCGTTACTTGGAAGTAATGCCGGATAGTACCCTTAGTGTAGATGTCGATTCCGAGGAGAAATTGGCTGAAATGCTTACGGCCGCTTATCCCAAGGCGTCTTATTTCGGTTTTTTGGAGGCTCGTACCGATAATGCAGGCGAGCGTATTGGAGGGGTAAACAGGAAACTTAATGAGGGAATGTATTTTTGGAGAGACTACGACCAAGAAGATTTGGATACCCCACTTAATTATTGGAACGATTGTTATCGCGGTATTGCCCTTGCCAATCATGTGTTGGAGGCTTTGAAAAAATTCACTAATAAAACAGCACGGATCAAAAGTCTCTATGGCGAAGCTTTACTCCTAAGGGCTTATCTCCATTTTATGCTTGTAAATATATGGGCAAAGCCTTATAACCCTGCTACAGCAGATGTGGACTTAGGTATTCCATATCTGAGCAAACCTGAAAAGAATGCTTTCCCCAAGTATGATAGGGGTACTGTGCGTCAGGTTTATGAAAAAATAGAAAATGATCTTCTTTTGGGAATAGGTCTGGTCGATGATAAATATTACAAGCATCCGCGCTACCACTTCAATAAGGAGGCTGCTTATGCTTTGGCATCACGCTTTTTTCTTTACAAAGGAGACTGGGACAAGACTATAGCTTACAGTACTTATGTTTTGGGTAATAACCCTGCTTCACACCTTCGCGATTGGCGAGAGTATAATGATAGATTCCTTTTTACCGATGACGGAATATCTGCTGCTTACACTTTCCCTGAGGAGAAGGGTAATTTGCTCATAGCATCGGTAGAGTCTCGCGTCGGACGACACTATATTGATGAGCAATACGGACTCAATGCTAAGTTGTTGAAAGATTTATTGGAAAAATTTGGCCCTGCCAACGAAAGATTTATCTACCCCACTCGTAAGAATTCACGCAACGGTACGGCTATTTATATAAAGAAATTCAAAGATTATTCTATCAATGAAGAAGCCGGTAATAATCCACGAGGTATTTTTATGAATAATAATCTTTTCACAACAGAAGAGGTATTACTCAACAGAGCAGAGGCCTACGCGATGAAAAAGAAGTATTTTGAGGCTTCTGTAGATTTGTCTGTCTTTATTAGCACTATTGCTTGGTGGAAGCTGTCACAAAACCAGCTTATGAATCTTTTTCCCAATGGGAAAAATATTTATACACCTTTTGAACCCTTGTCAACTTACCAAGGCTCCATGGTTCAGGCTGTTTCGGAGTTGAGAAGACGAGCTTTCATACACGAAGGTTTGCGCTGGTTTGATATCAGAAGATTCCATGTTTTGGTGAGTAGAAATAAGAAAGGAGAGTCTTTCAGTCCTGATAAGACATTGCAGAAATTCGATGTCAGACAGGTTATGCAAATTCCTTCTCAAGCGATTAAAGCCGGTATAGAACCCAACCCAAGATAA